One window from the genome of Leptospira broomii serovar Hurstbridge str. 5399 encodes:
- a CDS encoding sulfatase family protein: MSAFWFKFKKFIKYQFKSGNPWLHTFLFVASLSVFFGAVNTSFHVMGVDISEFRSLIYGLIPLILKDLSGVLFVSYAFFSAFSILLLGPDWDRYSDGRTIRARYQYALLGTGLFLLFCSSVSKYPQVYGEFFYYRQSWALGFLYFLTDHIPPWFPLSLLVILILIQIGRKILNSLEKNNILSVARFLLFLLFFYGFHSIGSATGVLASSLAYSWAPSLKKRRYEFLLSSILAVGFFLGYCVKISPRFVNKSSDVTRASSPITKSTNMNILVLAADSIRQDQLGYASGKKGLTPNIDALAKESRIFLDHHTTIPRTFPAWADLLSGCYSFNHGIQDMFPDKKDRSSLGVKIPTLGSILSQEAGYRTVVVSSFAGDIFPRANWGFDEIYAPNFNAGTLTQERTLESQVYLLPLLTGAFFGGGEYLSSVRSLPTLGDDNRILPDLFRVFEDKKSPFFAVYFSSVTHFPYSPPYPFYKEEGNSNYYGPSKYFRFVDPSDSKKPGPEEQEQIRAIYRASLRAFDDAVGKILHELKKKNLYDNTLILLTSDHGESLFEDVHSHGHGEHLRGEGVTKVPLLLKFPKYFETETKTGIFQGITSSLDVFPTVLSIVGIHQPAEIVYPGRDLSKAPARGDWSDPRKIYSETGIWFSDRGDHFFQKNRIRYPNILELHSIDPEDGDSVTISDPYAKETIAFAKHRMIQDKHRKLVYIPRPEGVDYECYDRIADPWSQKPISAIYCEDLKRELEKILVGSGKWKKAGDYFLPITN, from the coding sequence ATGTCCGCGTTCTGGTTTAAATTTAAAAAATTTATAAAGTACCAATTTAAGTCCGGGAATCCCTGGCTTCACACTTTTCTCTTCGTAGCTTCTCTTTCCGTTTTTTTCGGAGCCGTCAACACCTCCTTTCACGTAATGGGAGTGGATATCAGCGAATTCCGATCGCTGATTTACGGATTGATTCCTTTGATCTTGAAAGATTTGAGCGGAGTTTTATTCGTATCTTACGCTTTTTTTTCCGCTTTTTCCATCTTACTTCTCGGGCCGGACTGGGATAGATACTCCGACGGACGGACGATCCGCGCCAGATATCAGTATGCGCTTTTGGGAACGGGCTTGTTTTTATTGTTTTGTTCCTCCGTTTCAAAATATCCTCAAGTCTACGGAGAATTCTTTTATTATCGCCAATCCTGGGCGCTTGGGTTTTTGTATTTTCTGACGGATCATATTCCCCCCTGGTTTCCTTTAAGTTTATTGGTAATTTTGATTCTAATACAGATAGGCAGGAAGATCCTAAATTCATTAGAAAAAAATAATATACTATCCGTAGCGCGCTTTCTTTTATTTTTACTTTTCTTTTACGGATTCCATTCGATCGGATCCGCCACCGGGGTATTGGCTTCGAGTTTGGCCTATTCTTGGGCTCCGTCGTTGAAGAAAAGAAGATATGAATTCCTACTATCCTCTATTTTGGCGGTCGGATTTTTTTTAGGATACTGCGTTAAGATTTCTCCGCGCTTTGTGAATAAATCTTCGGATGTTACCCGCGCATCTTCACCTATAACAAAATCCACTAATATGAATATTCTCGTGCTGGCCGCCGACAGTATTCGTCAGGATCAATTGGGTTACGCTTCCGGGAAGAAAGGACTCACGCCTAATATCGATGCTTTAGCGAAAGAATCGAGGATCTTCCTTGATCACCATACTACCATTCCTAGAACCTTCCCTGCCTGGGCGGATTTACTTAGCGGATGCTATTCCTTCAATCACGGCATACAGGATATGTTTCCGGATAAAAAAGATCGATCTTCCCTCGGGGTCAAGATCCCGACTCTCGGAAGTATTCTTTCCCAGGAGGCGGGATATCGGACGGTCGTCGTTTCTTCCTTTGCGGGCGATATTTTTCCGCGAGCAAATTGGGGTTTCGACGAGATTTACGCTCCTAACTTCAATGCGGGAACTCTTACTCAGGAAAGAACTCTCGAATCCCAGGTCTACCTACTTCCTTTATTAACAGGCGCGTTCTTCGGAGGAGGCGAGTATTTATCATCGGTAAGATCCTTACCTACATTAGGCGATGATAATAGAATCTTACCGGATTTATTCCGAGTTTTTGAGGATAAAAAATCCCCTTTTTTTGCAGTGTATTTTTCTTCAGTGACTCATTTTCCTTACAGTCCTCCTTACCCTTTTTATAAGGAAGAAGGAAACTCAAATTATTACGGACCGTCCAAATATTTCCGATTCGTGGATCCGAGCGATTCTAAGAAGCCTGGCCCCGAGGAGCAGGAGCAAATTCGTGCGATCTATCGAGCTTCTCTTAGGGCCTTTGACGATGCAGTCGGAAAAATACTTCATGAATTGAAGAAGAAAAATTTGTATGATAATACTCTAATTCTCTTAACGAGCGATCACGGTGAATCACTATTCGAAGACGTGCATAGTCATGGGCACGGCGAACATTTGCGGGGTGAAGGAGTTACTAAAGTTCCATTGCTCTTAAAATTTCCGAAATACTTCGAAACGGAAACTAAGACCGGAATATTTCAAGGCATCACAAGTTCTCTGGATGTATTTCCGACGGTACTGTCCATAGTGGGAATCCATCAGCCTGCAGAAATTGTTTATCCGGGAAGAGATCTATCAAAGGCGCCGGCTCGTGGAGACTGGTCGGATCCCCGCAAGATTTATTCCGAAACCGGAATATGGTTTTCGGATAGAGGAGATCATTTCTTTCAAAAAAATCGAATCCGCTATCCGAATATCCTGGAACTTCATTCGATAGATCCGGAAGACGGCGACAGCGTTACGATTTCCGACCCGTATGCAAAGGAAACGATCGCATTTGCGAAACATAGGATGATCCAGGATAAACATCGCAAACTCGTTTATATCCCAAGACCTGAAGGCGTGGACTATGAATGCTACGATAGAATTGCGGATCCATGGAGCCAAAAACCGATTTCGGCAATTTACTGCGAAGATCTCAAGCGCGAATTGGAGAAAATTTTAGTAGGTTCCGGGAAGTGGAAGAAAGCGGGGGACTATTTCCTTCCTATTACGAATTGA
- the tmk gene encoding dTMP kinase yields MESHPGFFVFEGLDGSGKSTLSHQVFDRLSQQSVPAICFAEPTKYETGQFLRKFLRGEIELSEEDQIQAFLKDREVSLKKNILPSLAEGKIVLLDRYMYSTAAYQSGPDLTAQEILKRNLEQGFPQPDLLFYLDLDPELALARMEGRENAKERFESLEVLRKIRNSYESILPSSTIRLDARKTSVELADIVLEKILSASRNGR; encoded by the coding sequence ATGGAATCACATCCGGGATTTTTTGTTTTTGAAGGTTTGGACGGCAGCGGGAAAAGTACCCTCAGCCACCAAGTATTTGACCGACTTTCTCAGCAGAGTGTTCCCGCAATTTGTTTTGCGGAACCCACTAAATACGAAACCGGACAATTTTTAAGAAAGTTCTTACGCGGAGAAATCGAACTTTCGGAAGAAGATCAAATTCAAGCCTTCCTAAAGGACAGGGAAGTGTCTTTGAAAAAAAATATTCTCCCATCCTTGGCCGAAGGAAAGATCGTGCTTTTGGATCGGTATATGTATTCTACTGCCGCATATCAATCGGGACCCGACCTTACCGCACAGGAAATTTTAAAACGAAATTTGGAGCAGGGCTTTCCTCAACCGGATCTTCTCTTTTACTTAGATCTGGATCCGGAACTTGCATTAGCGAGAATGGAAGGAAGAGAGAACGCTAAAGAGAGATTTGAATCTCTGGAAGTTCTTCGCAAAATTCGCAATTCTTACGAGAGTATCCTTCCCTCTTCCACGATTCGACTCGATGCACGAAAGACTAGCGTCGAACTTGCGGATATAGTATTAGAGAAAATTCTTTCAGCTAGCCGAAATGGCCGCTAA
- a CDS encoding trypsin-like peptidase domain-containing protein has protein sequence MKKTDRFKNFLVIGVSVMAGTLLSPVLYCGSTGNSSLFLNAKADREATPAAKAAISIQQAFEEVYTNVSPSVVSVATERTITQQGIDPFFDFYYGRRGRVRPQKEKQSGLGSGIVLSKDGYILTNEHVVGGWDKFTVSTKDGKKFSAQLVGSDQTIDVALLKIQADTNLTPIELGDSSAVKVGDWSIAIGAPWGLEQSMTVGIVSAVGRGGIDNSGVHYIQTDAAINQGNSGGPLLDINGRVIGINRMIVSPSGGSIGLGFAIPINEAKSIVEELKSGGKVKRPRLGVGLDDVTEEIAKELKLPSVSGAFVRQVVNGSAAADAGIEIEDVILEIDGAKVKNASEIVTKIRGSKIGQRLTITVFRKGQTLKISVKLKE, from the coding sequence ATGAAAAAAACCGACAGATTCAAAAATTTCCTGGTGATCGGAGTATCAGTGATGGCAGGCACACTTTTGTCGCCAGTCTTGTATTGCGGTTCCACCGGTAATAGTTCTTTGTTTCTCAATGCAAAGGCCGATCGAGAAGCGACACCTGCGGCAAAGGCTGCAATTTCCATTCAACAAGCCTTTGAGGAAGTTTATACGAACGTTTCTCCGAGTGTGGTTTCCGTTGCTACCGAGAGAACTATCACTCAACAAGGCATTGATCCGTTTTTCGATTTTTATTACGGCCGCAGAGGTAGAGTCCGCCCCCAAAAAGAAAAACAGAGCGGGTTAGGTTCCGGAATTGTCCTAAGTAAAGACGGTTACATTCTTACGAACGAACACGTAGTAGGCGGTTGGGATAAATTCACCGTCAGTACAAAAGATGGTAAGAAATTTTCCGCGCAATTAGTCGGTTCCGATCAGACGATCGATGTCGCATTACTAAAAATCCAAGCGGATACAAATCTAACTCCGATCGAGTTAGGTGATTCATCTGCGGTTAAGGTGGGAGATTGGTCGATTGCGATCGGTGCGCCCTGGGGTCTGGAACAATCCATGACGGTCGGAATCGTCTCCGCAGTTGGTCGGGGCGGAATCGATAATTCAGGAGTGCATTATATTCAAACTGACGCCGCCATCAATCAGGGAAACTCGGGTGGTCCATTATTGGATATAAACGGCCGCGTCATCGGAATCAATCGTATGATCGTTTCACCAAGCGGAGGCTCCATCGGACTCGGGTTTGCAATTCCGATTAACGAAGCTAAGTCCATTGTAGAGGAATTAAAATCCGGCGGAAAGGTTAAACGCCCGCGCCTCGGTGTGGGACTGGATGATGTTACGGAAGAGATTGCGAAAGAATTAAAATTGCCTTCCGTATCCGGCGCATTCGTGAGACAAGTCGTGAACGGTAGTGCAGCCGCCGACGCCGGAATTGAAATTGAGGATGTGATTTTGGAGATAGACGGAGCCAAGGTTAAAAACGCTTCGGAGATCGTCACTAAAATACGCGGATCTAAAATCGGACAACGATTAACGATCACCGTCTTCCGAAAAGGACAAACTCTTAAGATTTCGGTTAAACTTAAGGAATAA
- a CDS encoding TonB family protein: MQLPAFFNLEIDKPTNIDEDDRRLLFASFLVFAFASFLVAHLFTRNVLWKILGEDPMVKVTDRDEREKIYEVLLEQDFVDSRVKDEYKALSNVDAAGSGGLTKKEGFHTDSPHREFIWGNLIKRPSQQANPKSSQTKTEEEKVYDVAILKNDPVQEPTKSQEQSTQSSASGRMTKIPFNYRFEQDFLFRWDGGQSLSIPRKKLAGYDYFKRMLRQIEGSFAPPGGGNFGYRDGAGTVVREAIIPGEVRVQFMLNDVGQVIDTKLVSSQGQGMVDRACIDTLRGQNFGPVPEDVKSQGMIFGIRFIFPGFRR, encoded by the coding sequence ATGCAGCTCCCGGCCTTTTTTAATTTAGAAATCGATAAGCCGACCAATATAGATGAGGACGACCGCCGCCTTCTCTTTGCCTCTTTTTTGGTGTTTGCATTCGCTTCGTTTTTGGTCGCGCATCTATTTACCCGAAACGTCCTGTGGAAAATTCTCGGGGAAGACCCGATGGTGAAAGTCACCGATCGAGACGAGCGCGAAAAGATTTATGAAGTTCTCTTGGAACAAGATTTTGTGGATAGTCGGGTTAAGGACGAATACAAGGCATTATCAAATGTGGATGCGGCAGGATCGGGCGGATTAACTAAGAAAGAAGGATTTCATACCGATTCTCCCCATCGTGAATTTATCTGGGGAAACCTGATTAAACGTCCTTCTCAACAAGCTAATCCTAAATCCTCGCAAACAAAAACCGAGGAAGAAAAAGTTTACGATGTAGCCATTTTAAAAAATGATCCGGTCCAAGAACCGACAAAAAGCCAGGAGCAGTCTACCCAATCTTCCGCCAGCGGAAGAATGACGAAGATCCCTTTCAATTATCGATTTGAACAAGACTTTCTGTTTCGTTGGGACGGCGGCCAATCTCTCTCGATTCCGCGTAAGAAACTTGCCGGATACGATTACTTTAAACGAATGCTCCGCCAAATCGAAGGTAGCTTTGCTCCTCCGGGTGGAGGAAACTTCGGATACCGTGACGGAGCTGGTACGGTAGTTAGAGAGGCGATTATTCCCGGAGAAGTCAGAGTTCAATTTATGTTAAACGACGTCGGACAGGTGATCGATACTAAATTGGTATCGTCCCAAGGCCAGGGTATGGTGGACCGAGCCTGTATCGACACTTTGCGTGGCCAAAATTTCGGACCCGTTCCGGAAGATGTCAAATCGCAAGGAATGATTTTCGGAATTCGATTTATCTTTCCCGGATTTAGGCGATAA
- a CDS encoding RsmD family RNA methyltransferase, whose amino-acid sequence MKPPKKGKGLRIQTGDLKGRVIPSPVSPEGKSNFTPAIFKKSLFDILESLQLQGRLNLSDSAFLDLFAGSGQIGIEALSRGFAKAVFLELAWDRYESLKGVLSRLDREHLVLRKDAFRFHKDFDLTQTHKVYFIDPPYSFWEKKEPKIKAMVEDIIAEESGAAVIAIQSPTALNWDGFEPRPFGRNVLNVRVLV is encoded by the coding sequence ATGAAACCTCCAAAAAAAGGAAAAGGCCTCCGGATTCAAACCGGCGATTTGAAAGGAAGAGTAATTCCTTCTCCCGTTTCTCCGGAAGGAAAAAGTAATTTTACGCCGGCTATTTTTAAGAAATCCCTATTTGACATATTGGAATCTTTACAACTCCAAGGACGATTGAATCTGAGCGATTCGGCCTTTCTGGATCTTTTTGCAGGTTCCGGACAAATTGGAATCGAAGCGTTAAGTCGCGGTTTTGCAAAGGCGGTTTTTTTAGAATTAGCCTGGGATCGATACGAGAGCTTAAAAGGAGTTCTTAGTCGACTCGATAGGGAACATCTCGTGTTACGCAAGGATGCTTTTCGGTTCCATAAAGATTTTGATCTGACTCAAACGCATAAAGTATATTTTATAGATCCTCCGTATTCATTCTGGGAAAAAAAGGAACCGAAAATCAAGGCGATGGTGGAGGATATTATAGCGGAAGAGTCGGGTGCGGCCGTAATCGCGATTCAATCTCCGACAGCTTTAAATTGGGACGGCTTCGAACCTCGTCCGTTCGGTAGGAACGTGCTGAATGTCCGCGTTCTGGTTTAA
- a CDS encoding DUF1499 domain-containing protein, with protein sequence MTRFISAILIGSCLTILTLGCSGTRPTNIGVKDGKLAACPNSPNCVSSQIPATDEKHSIAPLVYQSKPEEAKKKLVEVIRSLPRTEIVTEKNDYIYAEFTSFTMRYVDDVEFFFAPDQKTVHVRSASRLGYSDMGVNRKRIETIRELFAK encoded by the coding sequence ATGACACGATTTATTTCAGCGATTTTAATCGGCTCTTGTCTTACGATCCTTACCCTTGGCTGTAGCGGTACCCGCCCGACAAACATCGGAGTAAAGGACGGAAAGCTTGCTGCCTGCCCGAATAGCCCGAATTGCGTTTCCAGCCAAATTCCTGCGACGGACGAAAAACATTCGATCGCTCCTTTGGTGTATCAAAGCAAACCTGAAGAAGCTAAAAAGAAATTAGTAGAGGTCATTCGCTCTCTGCCTAGAACGGAAATCGTTACCGAAAAGAACGACTACATTTATGCCGAATTTACTTCGTTTACGATGCGTTATGTGGACGATGTGGAATTCTTTTTTGCGCCCGATCAAAAGACCGTTCACGTACGTTCCGCGTCGCGACTCGGTTATTCGGATATGGGGGTAAATAGAAAGCGAATCGAAACGATCCGGGAATTGTTCGCAAAATAG
- the ruvB gene encoding Holliday junction branch migration DNA helicase RuvB, with the protein MARHTLNPDEKFEEEVTLRPSFFSEFIGQKEILSNLSVFVGAAKKRGQALDHVLLSGPPGLGKTTLAGIIAQELGARLIVTSAPVLTRGADLAKLLTDLEERDILFIDEVHSLGRKVEEILYPAMENYMIDLLVGEGITAQTIQIKLKPFTLIGATTRSGLISDPLKSRFGIHSRLEYYDDEEMKRIVLRSAKILGYEIEQEAALEIGRRSRKTPRIANHLLKRVRDFSEVQDERKIRIPACEEAFRRLGIDEHGLDRMDRQILECMIDRYKGGPVGLKPIAAVVGEEERTLEDHYESYMVRVGLINRTPSGRVATEKAYRILEKSYPPKGIRTDEDAAPGLF; encoded by the coding sequence TTGGCCCGTCATACTTTGAATCCGGATGAAAAATTCGAGGAGGAGGTAACTTTACGTCCATCCTTCTTTTCGGAGTTTATAGGCCAAAAGGAAATTCTTTCCAACCTTTCCGTTTTCGTAGGAGCCGCTAAGAAGCGAGGGCAGGCATTAGATCATGTCCTGCTCTCCGGACCCCCCGGCTTGGGTAAAACTACTTTAGCGGGAATTATCGCTCAGGAATTGGGCGCCAGACTTATAGTTACCTCGGCACCGGTTCTGACTCGCGGCGCCGACTTGGCAAAGCTGCTTACAGATCTAGAAGAACGGGATATTCTCTTCATCGACGAAGTGCATTCGCTCGGGCGCAAAGTGGAAGAAATTCTATATCCAGCGATGGAAAATTATATGATCGATCTTCTCGTAGGAGAAGGGATTACGGCGCAAACCATTCAGATAAAGCTAAAACCGTTTACGCTGATCGGAGCCACGACTCGCAGCGGCTTAATTTCCGATCCTTTAAAAAGTCGGTTCGGAATTCACAGTCGACTGGAATACTATGACGACGAGGAAATGAAACGGATTGTCCTCCGATCCGCGAAAATCCTAGGTTATGAAATCGAGCAAGAAGCCGCTTTGGAAATAGGCCGTCGATCGAGGAAAACGCCTAGGATCGCGAACCATCTTTTAAAGAGAGTCCGAGATTTCTCCGAAGTCCAGGACGAGCGCAAAATTCGAATTCCGGCCTGCGAGGAGGCCTTTCGACGACTCGGAATCGACGAGCACGGCCTGGATAGAATGGATCGCCAAATATTGGAATGTATGATAGACAGGTATAAAGGTGGGCCGGTAGGGTTGAAGCCGATCGCCGCGGTTGTCGGCGAAGAGGAACGAACCCTAGAAGACCATTACGAATCCTATATGGTAAGAGTCGGCTTGATTAATCGAACACCTTCCGGTAGGGTTGCCACGGAAAAAGCGTACAGAATATTGGAAAAATCTTATCCCCCAAAGGGAATTAGAACGGACGAAGATGCAGCTCCCGGCCTTTTTTAA
- a CDS encoding LIC12806 family lipoprotein, giving the protein MKYNLLVLLCIFAFSCGVKPVPPPTGTFCDPLKKERECIILNFRNGKTVFGEKEYSLKSSSILNYSFTAVDITYEIEVLNENRVKIIGTDGSQKLFLRLKDKGERKREWARLWQVIKEGLGLK; this is encoded by the coding sequence ATGAAATATAACCTTCTCGTTTTACTTTGTATCTTCGCTTTTTCTTGCGGAGTAAAACCCGTTCCTCCTCCGACAGGAACATTTTGCGATCCGCTAAAGAAAGAGAGGGAATGCATCATACTGAATTTCAGAAACGGAAAAACCGTTTTCGGAGAGAAGGAATATTCCCTCAAATCCTCAAGCATTCTCAACTATTCGTTCACCGCCGTTGACATCACTTACGAAATCGAAGTTTTAAACGAGAACCGAGTGAAGATAATCGGAACGGACGGATCTCAAAAATTATTCCTTCGCTTAAAAGATAAGGGGGAACGCAAACGAGAATGGGCTAGACTCTGGCAAGTGATCAAAGAAGGCTTAGGTTTAAAATAA
- the carB gene encoding carbamoyl-phosphate synthase large subunit — MPKREDIRSVLILGSGPIVIGQACEFDYSGTQAAKALKEKGIRVILLNSNPATIMTDPDLADATYVEPMTVSVVQKILEKEKPDAILPTVGGQTALNLAIACHNAGILEKYKVELIGAKVDAIKKAEDRELFKIAMEKIGVSVPRSGLVNNLKEAFEIKARIGLPLIVRPAFTLGGTGGGIAYDEETFEEVVGKGLKASPISQVLLEESVLGWKEFELEVMRDLADNVVIICSIENIDPMGVHTGDSITVAPQQTLSDTEYQNLRDMSIKIIREIGVETGGSNIQFAVNPANGDVIVIEMNPRVSRSSALASKATGFPIAKIAALLSIGYTLDEIKNDITRVTPASFEPSIDYVVTKIPRFAFEKFPGTDDTLGVQMKAVGEAMAIGRTFKESFQKAIRSLETDRYGFGSDGNFAELIEFHSLSSAAKQEKIDAFLRRPNDKRIFYLKKALEEGYSVERIHELCKIDPWFLYQFEDLQIAEKEFLEKGYSILTKMKRLGFSNRQLAYLKKKNEINSILGSSITPDKKKGEISALLKSEEVILERSLTSSKIEPVYKRIDTCAGEFEAYTPYFYSSYDQEDETEVTDKKSVIILGGGPNRIGQGIEFDYCCCHASFALQDLGVESIMVNSNPETVSTDYDTSDRLYFEPLTLEDVTHIYKKEKPIGVIIQFGGQTPLKLAKDLERKGIPILGTSPDSIDRAEDRKRFAEVLDKLKLVSPKNGIATSMEEARKIAKSITYPILVRPSYVLGGRAMLIISEERELDRYMEKAEEISEDRPLLIDSFLEDAVEVDVDALCDGKEVFIAGIMEHIEEAGIHSGDSACILPPQSLSVHVMEEIRKSTRALALELQVKGLINIQFAVKDEQLYVIEVNPRASRTVPFVSKALGHAIVKYATRIMMGESLSSLPLPKEMSFPMVNVKEAVLPFNKFPGVDTILGPEMRSTGEVMGIAETAGEAFLKSQYMAGEELPSQGTVFVSVNDKDKKELLKYIKELSNLGFNLIATEGTHKYLSDNGVLSSKINKVYDNQFPTALDYIRENKIHLILNTPLSRVTRDDSFAIRQAAIRYKIPCLTTASAAKALIRGMVEMRDKGFTIRSLQSLHS, encoded by the coding sequence ATGCCAAAAAGGGAAGATATCCGATCCGTATTGATCCTAGGATCCGGGCCGATCGTTATAGGCCAGGCTTGTGAATTCGATTATTCAGGAACTCAAGCAGCAAAAGCTCTGAAAGAAAAGGGAATTCGAGTCATTCTTCTCAATTCAAATCCCGCGACAATCATGACGGATCCGGATCTTGCGGATGCGACGTACGTGGAACCGATGACGGTTTCCGTTGTTCAAAAAATTCTAGAGAAAGAAAAACCGGACGCGATTCTTCCGACGGTTGGCGGCCAGACCGCTTTGAACTTGGCTATCGCCTGTCATAACGCCGGCATCCTTGAAAAATACAAAGTAGAGCTTATCGGTGCGAAAGTCGACGCCATCAAGAAAGCGGAAGATCGCGAACTGTTTAAAATAGCGATGGAAAAGATCGGGGTAAGTGTTCCCCGTTCCGGGTTGGTCAATAATTTAAAGGAAGCTTTCGAGATCAAAGCAAGAATCGGTCTCCCTCTTATCGTTCGCCCTGCCTTTACTTTGGGCGGGACCGGAGGAGGAATCGCGTATGACGAAGAAACCTTCGAGGAGGTAGTCGGTAAGGGACTGAAAGCTTCGCCGATCAGTCAGGTTCTTTTGGAAGAATCGGTACTAGGCTGGAAAGAATTCGAGTTGGAGGTCATGCGAGATTTGGCCGACAACGTAGTCATTATCTGCTCGATAGAAAACATAGACCCGATGGGAGTTCACACAGGCGACTCGATCACAGTAGCGCCCCAACAAACTCTCTCCGATACGGAATACCAAAATCTGCGGGATATGTCGATAAAGATCATCCGGGAAATCGGCGTGGAAACCGGCGGTTCGAATATTCAGTTTGCGGTTAACCCCGCTAATGGCGACGTGATCGTCATCGAAATGAATCCTCGTGTTTCCAGGTCTTCCGCTTTAGCTTCCAAGGCTACCGGATTTCCGATCGCAAAGATTGCGGCTCTACTTTCGATAGGCTACACTCTGGACGAAATCAAAAACGATATCACCAGGGTCACTCCCGCCTCTTTCGAACCTTCAATCGATTACGTAGTCACTAAGATTCCTCGTTTTGCTTTCGAGAAGTTTCCCGGAACGGACGACACGTTAGGCGTTCAGATGAAGGCCGTCGGAGAAGCGATGGCGATCGGAAGGACTTTCAAGGAAAGTTTTCAGAAAGCGATCCGATCCTTGGAAACGGATCGTTACGGTTTCGGATCGGACGGAAATTTTGCGGAGCTGATCGAATTTCATTCCCTCTCTTCCGCGGCAAAGCAGGAAAAAATCGACGCCTTCTTAAGACGGCCGAATGATAAACGAATCTTCTATTTAAAGAAAGCATTGGAAGAAGGTTATTCGGTCGAGAGAATCCATGAACTTTGTAAAATCGATCCTTGGTTCTTGTATCAATTCGAAGATTTGCAAATTGCGGAGAAAGAGTTTCTTGAGAAAGGATATTCGATTCTCACAAAAATGAAGCGCTTAGGATTCTCCAATCGTCAATTGGCATATCTAAAGAAAAAGAACGAAATAAACTCGATTCTCGGATCTAGTATTACTCCGGATAAAAAGAAGGGAGAAATCAGCGCGCTTCTCAAATCCGAGGAAGTAATTTTAGAACGTTCGCTTACTTCTTCCAAAATCGAACCAGTCTATAAACGAATCGATACTTGCGCGGGAGAATTCGAGGCATACACTCCTTATTTTTATTCCTCGTACGATCAAGAAGACGAAACTGAAGTCACCGATAAAAAATCCGTGATTATTTTGGGCGGCGGCCCGAACCGTATCGGACAGGGAATCGAGTTCGACTACTGCTGTTGTCACGCCTCCTTTGCGCTTCAGGATCTAGGCGTAGAATCCATAATGGTGAATTCCAATCCTGAAACGGTCTCCACCGACTATGACACTTCCGATCGATTGTATTTCGAACCTCTGACTTTGGAAGATGTGACTCATATTTATAAAAAGGAAAAACCGATAGGCGTTATCATCCAGTTCGGAGGACAGACTCCGCTCAAGCTCGCAAAGGATTTGGAGCGGAAGGGTATTCCGATTCTGGGAACGAGTCCGGATTCGATAGACAGAGCGGAAGATAGAAAGAGATTCGCAGAAGTATTAGATAAATTAAAACTTGTTTCCCCGAAGAACGGCATCGCGACTTCGATGGAAGAAGCACGTAAAATTGCGAAGTCGATCACGTACCCGATTTTAGTGCGCCCTAGCTACGTATTGGGCGGTAGGGCTATGTTGATCATCAGCGAAGAAAGAGAGTTGGATCGTTACATGGAAAAGGCGGAAGAAATTTCTGAAGACCGACCTCTACTGATCGATAGCTTCCTGGAAGACGCAGTAGAGGTCGATGTAGATGCGCTCTGCGACGGAAAAGAAGTCTTCATTGCTGGGATCATGGAGCATATCGAGGAGGCGGGGATTCATTCCGGCGATTCGGCCTGCATCCTTCCTCCACAATCGCTTTCCGTACATGTAATGGAAGAGATTCGTAAATCGACTAGAGCGCTTGCCCTCGAGCTTCAAGTAAAGGGTCTGATCAACATACAATTTGCGGTCAAAGACGAACAACTCTATGTGATTGAAGTAAATCCGAGAGCGTCCAGGACGGTCCCGTTCGTATCGAAGGCATTGGGTCACGCGATCGTCAAATACGCGACTCGAATCATGATGGGAGAATCCTTATCAAGTTTGCCTTTGCCGAAAGAAATGAGCTTTCCTATGGTGAACGTAAAAGAAGCGGTTCTTCCGTTTAATAAGTTTCCGGGTGTGGACACGATTTTAGGTCCGGAAATGAGATCCACCGGAGAAGTTATGGGAATTGCGGAGACTGCAGGAGAAGCGTTTCTCAAATCCCAATACATGGCAGGAGAGGAACTTCCTTCTCAGGGAACCGTGTTCGTTTCCGTCAACGATAAAGATAAAAAAGAATTATTAAAGTATATTAAGGAACTTTCAAATTTAGGTTTTAATTTAATCGCGACCGAAGGAACGCATAAATATCTCTCGGATAACGGGGTTCTTTCGTCAAAGATCAATAAAGTGTACGATAACCAATTCCCTACGGCACTGGATTATATTCGCGAAAATAAAATTCATCTGATACTGAATACTCCTTTGAGTCGCGTGACTAGGGACGACAGCTTTGCCATTCGTCAGGCGGCAATCCGCTATAAGATTCCTTGTCTTACGACTGCGAGCGCGGCAAAAGCTTTGATTCGAGGAATGGTTGAAATGCGGGATAAGGGATTTACGATCCGCTCCCTGCAATCGCTCCACTCCTGA